A genomic window from Solanum dulcamara chromosome 11, daSolDulc1.2, whole genome shotgun sequence includes:
- the LOC129874351 gene encoding AP2-like ethylene-responsive transcription factor At2g41710 isoform X4 — MTVLLMASPSSDPTAKTEGSSGNDAGGGETSEPMGHIGTDQLLLYRGLKKAKKERGYTAKERISKMPPCTAGKRSSIYRGVTRHRWTGRYEAHLWDKSTWNQNQNKKGKQVYLGAYDDEEAAARAYDLAALKYWGPGTLINFPVTDYTRDLEEMQNVSREDYLASLRRKSGGFSRGISKYRPLSSRWDLQFGRVPGADYFNSLHYGDNATVDNDYIGGFCMDRKIDLSSYIKWWGGNKARQTDSHLKMSEETKVGCPEDIDYELRASELSIQQTEPYEMPRLGVYQEKKNHKSSTLSAMSILSQSAAYKSLLEKVAKKKEKVENDENENKSTINRVDRGKMIEKSSPDSGSERLGAAFLNAGGLSINRNLHPLTPLLSAPLLTNYNSIDPLTDPVLWTSLVPNFHTGSSRTAEVHKSEASSDYTLFQQED; from the exons at GACCGTGTTGCTTATGGCTTCCCCTTCCTCTGACCCTACTGCCAAGACTGAGGGTAGCAGTGGCAATGATGCTGGTGGCGGAGAAACATCAGAACCTATGGGGCATATAGGGACCGATCAACTGTTGTTATATAGAGGACTGAAGAAAGCAAAAAAAGAAAGGGGTTATACAGCCAAGGAACGCATAAGCAAAATGCCCCCATGTACTGCAGGGAAGCGCAGCTCCATCTATCGTGGTGTCACTAG GCATAGATGGACTGGTCGTTATGAAGCTCATCTTTGGGATAAAAGTACCTGGAATCAAAACCaaaataagaaaggaaagcAAG TTTATTTAG GAGCATATGATGATGAGGAAGCTGCAGCAAGAGCATATGATCTTGCCGCTTTGAAATATTGGGGTCCTGGAACTCTCATTAATTTCCCA GTGACAGATTACACAAGGGACCTCGAAGAGATGCAAAATGTCTCAAGAGAGGATTATCTTGCATCATTAAGAAG AAAGAGTGGTGGTTTCTCCAGAGGGATCTCTAAATATCGTCCGCTATCCAG TCGATGGGATCTGCAATTCGGTCGTGTGCCTGGAGCTGATTACTTTAACAGCCTGCACTATG GTGATAATGCCACAGTGGACAATGATTACATCGGTGGTTTCTGCATGGATAGAAAGATTGACTTGTCAAGTTACATCAAGTGGTGGGGAGGTAATAAAGCTCGTCAAACAGATTCCCATCTGAAAATGTCGGAAGAAACAAAGGTTGGTTGTCCTGAAGATATTGATTACGAGCTTAGGGCTTCAGAATTGTCAATTCAGCAGACTGAACCATATGAGATGCCCCGTTTAGGTGTGTACcaagaaaaaaagaatcataaaagCTCAACATTGTCTGCTATGAGCATTTTGTCACAGTCTGCAGCTTACAAGAGTTTACTAGAGAAGgttgccaaaaagaaagaaaaagttgaGAATGATGAGAATGAAAACAAAAGCACTATCAACAGAGTCGACCGTGGGAAGATGATAGAGAAATCAAGTCCTGATAGTGGAAGTGAGAGGCTTGGAGCTGCATTTCTCAATGCTGGGGGATTATCTATTAACAGAAACTTGCACCCACTTACTCCACTCCTGTCAGCACCACTTCTCACTAACTACAACAGCATAGATCCCTTAACAGACCCTGTTCTTTGGACATCTCTTGTTCCTAATTTTCATACAGGTTCTTCACGGACTGCTGAG GTCCACAAGAGCGAAGCGAGTTCAGATTATACTTTATTTCAACAAGAAGATTAA
- the LOC129874351 gene encoding AP2-like ethylene-responsive transcription factor At2g41710 isoform X2 produces MGPNKSGARIVFVGTVLLMASPSSDPTAKTEGSSGNDAGGGETSEPMGHIGTDQLLLYRGLKKAKKERGYTAKERISKMPPCTAGKRSSIYRGVTRHRWTGRYEAHLWDKSTWNQNQNKKGKQVYLGAYDDEEAAARAYDLAALKYWGPGTLINFPVTDYTRDLEEMQNVSREDYLASLRRKSGGFSRGISKYRPLSSRWDLQFGRVPGADYFNSLHYGDNATVDNDYIGGFCMDRKIDLSSYIKWWGGNKARQTDSHLKMSEETKVGCPEDIDYELRASELSIQQTEPYEMPRLGVYQEKKNHKSSTLSAMSILSQSAAYKSLLEKVAKKKEKVENDENENKSTINRVDRGKMIEKSSPDSGSERLGAAFLNAGGLSINRNLHPLTPLLSAPLLTNYNSIDPLTDPVLWTSLVPNFHTGSSRTAEDFKRIINPSMYTRWSEG; encoded by the exons ATGGGTCCAAACAAAAGTGGTGCTCGTATAGTATTTGTTGG GACCGTGTTGCTTATGGCTTCCCCTTCCTCTGACCCTACTGCCAAGACTGAGGGTAGCAGTGGCAATGATGCTGGTGGCGGAGAAACATCAGAACCTATGGGGCATATAGGGACCGATCAACTGTTGTTATATAGAGGACTGAAGAAAGCAAAAAAAGAAAGGGGTTATACAGCCAAGGAACGCATAAGCAAAATGCCCCCATGTACTGCAGGGAAGCGCAGCTCCATCTATCGTGGTGTCACTAG GCATAGATGGACTGGTCGTTATGAAGCTCATCTTTGGGATAAAAGTACCTGGAATCAAAACCaaaataagaaaggaaagcAAG TTTATTTAG GAGCATATGATGATGAGGAAGCTGCAGCAAGAGCATATGATCTTGCCGCTTTGAAATATTGGGGTCCTGGAACTCTCATTAATTTCCCA GTGACAGATTACACAAGGGACCTCGAAGAGATGCAAAATGTCTCAAGAGAGGATTATCTTGCATCATTAAGAAG AAAGAGTGGTGGTTTCTCCAGAGGGATCTCTAAATATCGTCCGCTATCCAG TCGATGGGATCTGCAATTCGGTCGTGTGCCTGGAGCTGATTACTTTAACAGCCTGCACTATG GTGATAATGCCACAGTGGACAATGATTACATCGGTGGTTTCTGCATGGATAGAAAGATTGACTTGTCAAGTTACATCAAGTGGTGGGGAGGTAATAAAGCTCGTCAAACAGATTCCCATCTGAAAATGTCGGAAGAAACAAAGGTTGGTTGTCCTGAAGATATTGATTACGAGCTTAGGGCTTCAGAATTGTCAATTCAGCAGACTGAACCATATGAGATGCCCCGTTTAGGTGTGTACcaagaaaaaaagaatcataaaagCTCAACATTGTCTGCTATGAGCATTTTGTCACAGTCTGCAGCTTACAAGAGTTTACTAGAGAAGgttgccaaaaagaaagaaaaagttgaGAATGATGAGAATGAAAACAAAAGCACTATCAACAGAGTCGACCGTGGGAAGATGATAGAGAAATCAAGTCCTGATAGTGGAAGTGAGAGGCTTGGAGCTGCATTTCTCAATGCTGGGGGATTATCTATTAACAGAAACTTGCACCCACTTACTCCACTCCTGTCAGCACCACTTCTCACTAACTACAACAGCATAGATCCCTTAACAGACCCTGTTCTTTGGACATCTCTTGTTCCTAATTTTCATACAGGTTCTTCACGGACTGCTGAG GATTTCAAACGAATCATTAATCCTAGTATGTATACAAGATGGAGTGAAGGGTGA
- the LOC129874351 gene encoding AP2-like ethylene-responsive transcription factor At2g41710 isoform X1: MGPNKSGARIVFVGTVLLMASPSSDPTAKTEGSSGNDAGGGETSEPMGHIGTDQLLLYRGLKKAKKERGYTAKERISKMPPCTAGKRSSIYRGVTRHRWTGRYEAHLWDKSTWNQNQNKKGKQVYLGAYDDEEAAARAYDLAALKYWGPGTLINFPVTDYTRDLEEMQNVSREDYLASLRRKSGGFSRGISKYRPLSSRWDLQFGRVPGADYFNSLHYGDNATVDNDYIGGFCMDRKIDLSSYIKWWGGNKARQTDSHLKMSEETKVGCPEDIDYELRASELSIQQTEPYEMPRLGVYQEKKNHKSSTLSAMSILSQSAAYKSLLEKVAKKKEKVENDENENKSTINRVDRGKMIEKSSPDSGSERLGAAFLNAGGLSINRNLHPLTPLLSAPLLTNYNSIDPLTDPVLWTSLVPNFHTGSSRTAEVHKSEASSDYTLFQQED, encoded by the exons ATGGGTCCAAACAAAAGTGGTGCTCGTATAGTATTTGTTGG GACCGTGTTGCTTATGGCTTCCCCTTCCTCTGACCCTACTGCCAAGACTGAGGGTAGCAGTGGCAATGATGCTGGTGGCGGAGAAACATCAGAACCTATGGGGCATATAGGGACCGATCAACTGTTGTTATATAGAGGACTGAAGAAAGCAAAAAAAGAAAGGGGTTATACAGCCAAGGAACGCATAAGCAAAATGCCCCCATGTACTGCAGGGAAGCGCAGCTCCATCTATCGTGGTGTCACTAG GCATAGATGGACTGGTCGTTATGAAGCTCATCTTTGGGATAAAAGTACCTGGAATCAAAACCaaaataagaaaggaaagcAAG TTTATTTAG GAGCATATGATGATGAGGAAGCTGCAGCAAGAGCATATGATCTTGCCGCTTTGAAATATTGGGGTCCTGGAACTCTCATTAATTTCCCA GTGACAGATTACACAAGGGACCTCGAAGAGATGCAAAATGTCTCAAGAGAGGATTATCTTGCATCATTAAGAAG AAAGAGTGGTGGTTTCTCCAGAGGGATCTCTAAATATCGTCCGCTATCCAG TCGATGGGATCTGCAATTCGGTCGTGTGCCTGGAGCTGATTACTTTAACAGCCTGCACTATG GTGATAATGCCACAGTGGACAATGATTACATCGGTGGTTTCTGCATGGATAGAAAGATTGACTTGTCAAGTTACATCAAGTGGTGGGGAGGTAATAAAGCTCGTCAAACAGATTCCCATCTGAAAATGTCGGAAGAAACAAAGGTTGGTTGTCCTGAAGATATTGATTACGAGCTTAGGGCTTCAGAATTGTCAATTCAGCAGACTGAACCATATGAGATGCCCCGTTTAGGTGTGTACcaagaaaaaaagaatcataaaagCTCAACATTGTCTGCTATGAGCATTTTGTCACAGTCTGCAGCTTACAAGAGTTTACTAGAGAAGgttgccaaaaagaaagaaaaagttgaGAATGATGAGAATGAAAACAAAAGCACTATCAACAGAGTCGACCGTGGGAAGATGATAGAGAAATCAAGTCCTGATAGTGGAAGTGAGAGGCTTGGAGCTGCATTTCTCAATGCTGGGGGATTATCTATTAACAGAAACTTGCACCCACTTACTCCACTCCTGTCAGCACCACTTCTCACTAACTACAACAGCATAGATCCCTTAACAGACCCTGTTCTTTGGACATCTCTTGTTCCTAATTTTCATACAGGTTCTTCACGGACTGCTGAG GTCCACAAGAGCGAAGCGAGTTCAGATTATACTTTATTTCAACAAGAAGATTAA